One genomic window of Echinimonas agarilytica includes the following:
- the secB gene encoding protein-export chaperone SecB encodes MAEEINANGAAAASEAQAPQFAIQRLYIKDISFESPNTPDIFQKEWKPEVKLDLDTKSRKLADDTFEVILSLTVTTTVEDETAFLCEVQQAGIFGIGTENEAHLAHMLGSFCPNILFPYAREAVTNMVTRGTFPQLNLAPVNFDALFASYVQKRQQDAQAAASEAASDS; translated from the coding sequence ATGGCAGAAGAAATAAATGCAAATGGCGCAGCAGCGGCATCTGAAGCACAAGCTCCTCAATTTGCGATTCAACGTTTGTATATCAAAGATATTTCTTTTGAATCGCCAAATACACCTGACATCTTTCAAAAAGAATGGAAGCCTGAAGTTAAGCTCGATTTAGACACCAAAAGCCGTAAGTTAGCCGATGACACATTTGAAGTGATTCTGTCGTTAACAGTGACAACAACTGTCGAAGACGAAACTGCATTCTTATGTGAAGTTCAACAAGCCGGTATTTTCGGTATTGGAACTGAAAACGAAGCGCACCTTGCACACATGCTCGGTTCTTTCTGTCCAAACATCTTGTTCCCATACGCGCGTGAAGCCGTAACGAACATGGTCACTCGTGGTACATTCCCACAATTGAATCTTGCGCCAGTTAACTTTGACGCTTTGTTTGCTTCTTACGTTCAAAAACGTCAGCAAGATGCTCAAGCAGCAGCTTCTGAAGCCGCAAGCGATTCTTAA
- the luxS gene encoding S-ribosylhomocysteine lyase, translated as MPLLDSFTVDHTKMAAPAVRVAKTMQTPHKDTITVFDLRFCVPNAEILSERGIHTLEHLFAGFMRDHLNSDSVEIIDLSPMGCRTGFYMSLIGTPSETEVGECWLAAMKDVLGVTQQSDIPELNEYQCGTYSMHSLEEAQAIAKDIIERGVSVNSNESLALPKSLLEQL; from the coding sequence ATGCCTTTATTGGATAGCTTTACCGTTGATCACACGAAAATGGCGGCCCCTGCCGTCCGTGTTGCTAAAACCATGCAAACACCGCACAAAGATACAATTACTGTATTCGATTTACGCTTTTGCGTGCCGAATGCCGAGATCTTGTCCGAGCGCGGAATTCATACGCTTGAACACTTATTTGCTGGCTTTATGCGTGACCATTTAAATTCAGATTCGGTGGAAATTATTGACCTTTCGCCCATGGGTTGTCGCACCGGTTTTTACATGAGCTTAATTGGCACACCTTCTGAAACGGAAGTTGGAGAATGTTGGTTAGCCGCAATGAAAGACGTGCTTGGTGTAACACAACAAAGCGACATTCCAGAGCTGAACGAATATCAGTGCGGTACCTATTCCATGCATTCCTTGGAAGAAGCACAAGCCATCGCAAAAGATATTATTGAGCGAGGCGTCAGCGTCAATAGCAACGAATCGCTGGCATTACCAAAAAGTTTGCTAGAGCAACTTTAA
- a CDS encoding tRNA (cytidine(34)-2'-O)-methyltransferase, producing MFHIALFEPQIAPNTGNIIRLAANNGCQLHLIEPLGFDFEEKKLRRAGLDYHDLANVTRHADYESFVSHMGDCRIFALTTKGSRPHDEPSYQAGDVLLFGSETSGLPDDIRNNIDADFRIRIPMKADARSLNLSNAVAIVSYEAWRQVGFEGI from the coding sequence ATGTTTCACATCGCATTGTTCGAGCCGCAGATTGCGCCCAACACCGGTAATATTATCCGCCTTGCCGCGAATAACGGCTGCCAACTTCACTTGATTGAGCCTTTGGGGTTCGACTTTGAGGAAAAGAAATTGCGCCGCGCCGGTCTTGATTACCATGACTTGGCAAATGTGACTCGCCACGCAGACTACGAGAGTTTTGTGTCGCACATGGGCGATTGCCGAATTTTTGCGTTAACCACTAAAGGTAGCCGTCCGCACGACGAACCGAGCTATCAAGCCGGTGACGTGTTGTTGTTTGGCTCTGAAACCAGCGGTTTGCCTGATGATATCCGCAACAACATTGATGCCGATTTTAGAATTAGAATTCCGATGAAGGCCGATGCGCGCAGCCTTAATTTGTCGAACGCGGTTGCTATTGTGTCTTACGAAGCGTGGCGCCAAGTTGGATTTGAAGGCATTTAG
- a CDS encoding response regulator, which produces MIDVLLIDDDAELAQLLTELLNYEGFRVTAVNDGAEGLAMAQREQHALVLLDVMLPSLNGFQVLKQLRQKSAVPVIMLTARGEPADRVLGLEHGADDYLPKPFTEAELIARMKAVMRRFQVQSSSTSETLNSEGVQLSVSKQTAKFNGHDLELTAAELAILAELLQDAGQVVDKEHLSLQALGRKLMPFDRSVDMHVSHLRKKLSKHDESVPIKTIRGKGYIWTAEVQRS; this is translated from the coding sequence ATGATTGATGTACTGCTAATTGATGATGATGCCGAATTAGCGCAACTACTCACCGAGTTATTAAACTATGAAGGGTTTCGCGTTACGGCTGTAAACGACGGCGCTGAAGGCCTTGCGATGGCGCAACGCGAACAACATGCATTGGTGCTGCTTGATGTCATGCTACCGAGCCTAAATGGCTTTCAGGTACTTAAACAGTTGCGCCAAAAATCTGCAGTTCCTGTGATTATGTTGACTGCTCGAGGAGAGCCGGCTGATCGTGTTTTGGGGCTAGAACATGGTGCAGATGACTACCTTCCCAAACCGTTTACCGAAGCTGAGTTAATTGCGCGTATGAAGGCCGTCATGCGACGCTTCCAAGTTCAAAGCTCGTCAACGTCTGAAACCCTCAATTCAGAAGGGGTGCAGTTATCGGTTAGCAAGCAAACGGCTAAATTTAATGGTCATGATTTGGAGCTGACAGCGGCAGAATTGGCTATTTTGGCAGAACTACTGCAAGACGCGGGTCAGGTCGTAGACAAAGAGCACTTGAGCTTACAAGCCTTGGGTCGCAAGCTCATGCCGTTTGATCGCAGCGTGGATATGCATGTGAGCCATTTGCGTAAAAAGCTCTCTAAACACGATGAATCGGTGCCCATCAAAACGATACGCGGTAAGGGTTATATTTGGACCGCTGAAGTGCAGCGGAGTTAA
- the gpsA gene encoding NAD(P)H-dependent glycerol-3-phosphate dehydrogenase encodes MTTSPVISVLGAGSYGTALALQLARNGHQTLLWGHDPEHVKRLNNDRENCQFLPDAKFPDTLQITDDLTLAASACRDILVVVPSFAFGEVLAKIASHLQTDARVAWATKGLEPETGRLLGDVAKEQLNPNTALAVLSGPTFAREIALGLPTAIAVAGEDDQFDADLATLLHCPKRFRVYRNPDFIGLQLGGAVKNVVAIAAGLSDGMGFGANARTALITRGLAELTRLGVALNADPATFMGMSGLGDLVLTCTDDQSRNRRFGLALGRGESVKDAEANIGQVVEGYRNTAEVYHLSQRLGIEMPITDQLYQVLYQGQSSKEAAINLLSREQTSESAG; translated from the coding sequence ATGACCACCTCTCCGGTGATTAGCGTTTTGGGAGCGGGCTCTTACGGCACCGCTCTTGCTCTGCAACTTGCTCGAAATGGCCATCAAACACTGCTTTGGGGCCATGATCCTGAGCATGTGAAACGCCTCAACAATGATCGCGAAAATTGCCAATTCCTCCCCGACGCAAAGTTTCCAGACACACTACAAATAACAGATGACCTCACACTCGCCGCCAGTGCGTGTCGAGATATTCTGGTGGTGGTTCCGAGCTTTGCCTTTGGCGAAGTATTGGCAAAAATTGCGTCGCACTTGCAAACTGATGCTCGGGTGGCTTGGGCCACTAAAGGTCTTGAACCTGAAACGGGTCGATTACTGGGTGACGTCGCCAAAGAGCAACTCAACCCAAATACAGCATTGGCCGTATTGTCTGGGCCAACGTTTGCCCGCGAAATTGCTTTAGGCTTGCCTACCGCGATTGCCGTTGCAGGAGAAGACGATCAATTCGATGCCGACCTTGCAACCTTGCTCCATTGCCCAAAGCGTTTCAGAGTGTACCGCAACCCAGATTTTATCGGATTGCAACTGGGTGGCGCCGTGAAGAACGTGGTGGCAATTGCCGCAGGCTTGTCCGACGGCATGGGTTTTGGTGCGAACGCGCGAACCGCGTTAATTACACGAGGCTTGGCCGAATTAACTCGCTTGGGTGTTGCGCTCAATGCTGATCCAGCCACCTTTATGGGGATGTCGGGCTTAGGAGACTTAGTCCTTACATGTACCGATGACCAATCTCGTAATCGTCGTTTTGGTCTTGCTTTAGGCCGTGGAGAAAGCGTCAAAGACGCTGAAGCGAACATTGGGCAAGTGGTCGAAGGGTATCGTAATACTGCTGAGGTGTATCATTTGTCTCAGCGCCTTGGCATCGAAATGCCGATTACAGATCAGCTGTATCAGGTGCTGTATCAGGGGCAGTCTTCGAAAGAAGCCGCCATAAACCTGCTCAGCCGAGAACAAACCAGCGAATCAGCCGGTTAA
- a CDS encoding Spy/CpxP family protein refolding chaperone encodes MNTKMLFVTLACTLSLLANYAIAKPNDQRQMRQVFKSLDLTDAQKTELQKVKETFKAERPEKGQEERQSQRETHKAEMKQLMQQSSFDEVQAQQIIEQRAEKHQQKALTRMKMHHAMMQVLTPEQQEQFIAEMEKRKDKTRKGGKNKNKNQA; translated from the coding sequence ATGAACACTAAAATGTTATTCGTAACTTTAGCATGCACGTTAAGTTTACTAGCGAACTATGCGATCGCTAAACCCAATGACCAACGTCAAATGCGTCAAGTTTTTAAATCGCTTGACCTAACAGATGCTCAGAAGACCGAGCTACAAAAGGTCAAAGAAACGTTTAAAGCAGAGCGACCTGAAAAAGGTCAAGAAGAACGTCAATCTCAACGCGAAACGCACAAAGCTGAAATGAAGCAGCTGATGCAACAATCATCGTTTGACGAAGTACAAGCGCAACAGATCATTGAACAGAGAGCAGAAAAGCATCAACAAAAAGCGTTAACTCGCATGAAAATGCATCACGCGATGATGCAAGTATTAACGCCTGAACAGCAAGAGCAATTCATTGCTGAAATGGAAAAACGCAAAGATAAAACACGCAAAGGCGGCAAAAATAAAAACAAAAATCAAGCTTAA
- a CDS encoding ATP-binding protein, with amino-acid sequence MMSLQLRIFIWLWITLLSVAATMLIWPFFVNQGPQKLDQQQKKYVSEQVERMHKFWNKRPNINILYKRQMRPDGGALWFYSPEEGRFMSNKVPPELKAVALELSSSDTPVITRAFPHWIAGPVNMDFDGISLQMYVNFPPHLGRGRMFSQMLKTTPFVLAGLIALLALMAYLVARQIARPLESLRHTSQRLADGDFKARVDSALLERTDEIGSLARTTCQMGQAADESLAAHKRLLSDVSHELRSPLTRLALANSILKKRLGVHPETDRIEHEVEVLNGMIEQLLSLSRMQLVQNTELKPVAFLGVLEKCVSDALYSYPKLNIHVVDSPEIKLNIMIQGDEDLLVRAIQNVLNNASRYASSEIALNVMSVTDNGTAFWCLRIEDDGVGVPETELNKLFTPFYRPEFSRQRDKGGSGLGLAIVEQAVKYHKGHVEAQLSDKGGLAIQMLFPQQPQ; translated from the coding sequence ATGATGTCGTTACAACTGCGAATATTTATTTGGTTGTGGATCACATTATTATCGGTCGCTGCTACCATGCTGATTTGGCCGTTCTTTGTAAATCAAGGGCCGCAGAAGCTCGATCAGCAACAGAAAAAATATGTATCCGAACAAGTCGAACGCATGCATAAGTTTTGGAATAAGCGCCCCAATATTAATATTTTATATAAACGGCAAATGCGTCCAGATGGCGGTGCATTGTGGTTTTATAGCCCCGAAGAAGGGCGCTTTATGTCGAACAAAGTCCCACCTGAGCTGAAGGCCGTTGCGTTGGAGTTAAGCTCCAGCGATACGCCGGTGATCACGCGAGCATTTCCACATTGGATTGCAGGGCCGGTGAATATGGACTTTGATGGTATATCGTTGCAAATGTATGTGAATTTCCCGCCACATTTAGGCCGCGGGCGCATGTTCAGCCAAATGCTCAAAACCACGCCTTTTGTGCTTGCTGGCTTAATTGCATTATTAGCACTCATGGCATACTTGGTGGCACGGCAGATTGCGCGACCCCTTGAGAGTTTACGACATACTTCTCAGCGCCTAGCTGACGGTGATTTCAAAGCTCGAGTTGATTCAGCGTTGCTGGAGCGGACCGATGAAATTGGTAGTTTGGCGCGTACAACCTGCCAAATGGGTCAGGCTGCGGATGAGTCATTGGCTGCGCATAAGCGCTTGCTCAGTGATGTATCGCATGAACTTCGATCCCCTCTGACTCGACTGGCTTTAGCCAATTCCATATTGAAAAAACGTTTAGGTGTTCACCCAGAGACCGATCGTATCGAGCATGAAGTCGAAGTGTTGAACGGTATGATCGAACAGTTATTAAGTTTGTCTCGAATGCAATTGGTGCAAAACACTGAGCTTAAACCTGTGGCGTTTCTCGGTGTGTTGGAAAAGTGCGTGTCGGATGCCCTGTACAGCTACCCCAAGCTGAACATTCATGTGGTCGACTCGCCTGAAATAAAGCTAAACATCATGATACAAGGTGACGAAGACCTACTCGTTCGAGCGATCCAAAATGTGCTGAATAATGCGTCTCGCTATGCCTCTTCCGAGATTGCGTTAAACGTTATGAGTGTGACCGACAATGGCACTGCATTTTGGTGTTTACGCATTGAAGACGACGGAGTTGGTGTGCCAGAGACTGAGTTGAATAAATTGTTCACGCCATTCTATCGTCCAGAGTTTTCACGCCAGCGTGACAAAGGAGGGTCGGGTTTGGGATTGGCGATTGTGGAGCAGGCCGTGAAGTATCATAAGGGTCACGTTGAAGCTCAGCTCTCTGACAAAGGTGGCCTGGCGATTCAAATGCTGTTTCCCCAACAGCCGCAATGA
- a CDS encoding cation diffusion facilitator family transporter, with translation MSKPDYARLVKSASLTAIIVAVILIAIKTVAWLMTGSASLLASLIDSFVDAAASAVNFFALRWATKPADDDHRFGHGKAEALAALLQGGFIAGSALLLAMHGIDRLLHPTIVQHLALGMGSMAIATLVTIGLVIYQSWVIKQTDSTAIRADRLHYQSDVMMNLAILCSLALTWYGWHAADGIFALAIAAYMMFSVVSIIRHALDNLMDKELSDDERQHVINIVNNHPQTFGLHQLRTRKSAGTRFIQLHLELDDDLTLAESHAISDDIEAQIQALFDTVDVIIHQDPRSVVARNANAQEIRR, from the coding sequence ATGTCTAAACCTGATTACGCTCGACTCGTAAAGTCGGCTAGCCTCACTGCCATCATTGTTGCCGTTATCCTCATCGCTATTAAAACCGTAGCATGGTTAATGACAGGATCCGCTTCTTTATTGGCTTCGTTAATTGATTCTTTTGTGGATGCAGCGGCTTCAGCCGTCAACTTCTTTGCGTTACGCTGGGCAACGAAACCTGCCGACGACGATCATCGTTTTGGTCATGGCAAAGCCGAAGCATTAGCCGCATTATTACAAGGTGGTTTTATTGCTGGTTCCGCTTTGCTGCTTGCCATGCATGGCATTGATCGGCTACTTCACCCCACCATTGTTCAACACCTGGCTCTCGGTATGGGAAGCATGGCGATCGCAACTTTGGTGACCATTGGCTTGGTGATTTACCAAAGTTGGGTGATCAAACAAACCGATTCGACCGCGATTCGAGCCGACCGTTTACATTATCAATCCGACGTAATGATGAATCTTGCCATCCTATGTTCACTCGCACTGACTTGGTACGGATGGCATGCCGCTGACGGCATATTTGCTTTAGCGATTGCGGCTTACATGATGTTTAGCGTGGTGTCGATTATTCGCCACGCACTTGACAACTTAATGGACAAAGAACTGTCGGATGACGAACGCCAGCACGTCATCAATATCGTGAATAATCACCCTCAAACATTCGGCTTACATCAACTCCGTACACGTAAATCCGCAGGCACCCGATTTATTCAACTTCATCTCGAGTTAGATGACGATCTAACTCTGGCAGAATCTCATGCCATCAGTGACGACATTGAAGCTCAGATCCAAGCCCTGTTCGATACCGTAGATGTTATCATTCACCAAGACCCACGCTCGGTTGTTGCACGTAACGCTAACGCGCAAGAAATCCGACGATGA
- a CDS encoding alpha/beta fold hydrolase, whose product MIFSPCLPESNQAREQQLTAFCQLHERCYVMTGVAGRRIHYVEYEQPGRPLLIISPGRLEAAFKHREQAMDFWHQGYHVVAIDHRGQGLSQRFFDHPQLGHMDDFDNAAIDLLTLTKRCNPTGLPVFVLAHSMGASIVLRALQIQPDCFAAAAMTAPMLSLNLPLPSSILKFWLGWKSWRDLSQWRQHKRTPRYATTSRQHYVASPFIDNPLTHSQLRYQWFRELYERQHNLQLGGPTHGWIEQAIVMMQRIQENSDRIETPLLIATAGNDTVVTHSGTERLRRTLSERGMAVNWYQSTFSKHEMLQENDDIRTPLIAAILEHFSRYSDR is encoded by the coding sequence GTGATATTTTCTCCTTGTCTGCCTGAATCCAATCAGGCGCGCGAACAACAGCTGACCGCATTTTGCCAGCTCCATGAACGTTGTTACGTGATGACAGGTGTCGCAGGGCGACGAATCCACTACGTAGAATACGAGCAGCCAGGGCGTCCCCTCCTCATTATTTCTCCTGGCCGTTTAGAGGCAGCGTTCAAGCATCGTGAACAGGCCATGGATTTTTGGCATCAGGGTTATCATGTGGTGGCCATCGATCACCGTGGTCAAGGGCTCTCACAACGTTTCTTCGACCACCCACAATTAGGCCATATGGATGACTTTGACAACGCTGCCATCGACCTATTAACGCTCACCAAACGCTGCAATCCAACAGGGCTTCCCGTGTTTGTTTTGGCTCATTCGATGGGCGCAAGCATTGTCTTGCGGGCGCTTCAAATACAACCCGACTGCTTTGCCGCAGCAGCCATGACCGCTCCGATGCTGTCGTTAAATTTACCGCTGCCCAGCAGCATATTAAAGTTCTGGCTCGGTTGGAAAAGCTGGCGAGATTTATCGCAGTGGCGTCAGCACAAACGCACACCACGATATGCCACTACATCACGTCAACACTACGTAGCCAGCCCATTTATCGATAACCCATTGACGCATAGCCAACTACGCTACCAATGGTTCAGAGAGCTTTACGAACGCCAACACAACCTGCAGCTCGGCGGGCCAACCCATGGCTGGATCGAACAGGCGATTGTGATGATGCAACGGATACAAGAAAATTCAGATCGGATCGAAACCCCACTACTGATTGCCACCGCAGGAAACGACACAGTGGTTACACATAGTGGAACGGAACGTTTGCGTCGCACGCTTTCAGAACGCGGTATGGCAGTAAATTGGTATCAAAGTACATTTTCTAAGCATGAAATGCTGCAAGAAAACGATGATATTCGCACGCCACTCATTGCAGCCATTCTAGAGCACTTTTCGCGCTACTCTGACCGCTAA
- a CDS encoding tetratricopeptide repeat-containing diguanylate cyclase — translation MSALTPSVSLGHQKLEQAWKHCQQGNAVGCFVVADAAENGRQFVDYFMSHQGVTGFRWKLNERDSNLPFSTLVPVLTQILQQRKLAIDDVLHTLNVQGQYRDILSAAFSGKPMRRRELPLPDDLLYEQNHVVDLFIDIIQWLATKQPLCISLGDLHHAGPSALVLIRRLLDSDDPFFPLMLICTLEPDYMHSEERMQDSWHQFIDWMDNTQGRIQVQPSDNLAASHKWSETPSVVNSDPRAMIRECEDLLSLMNLPECAYVSERVERSFVQKGLGHDSNSRLHLKALRGHCLLYLGEMDDAFEALEGILEQAQLGSDKRALARAYRHLCWAYIYKSDLTQAMNCGRQAINYSSELSDEKERAQCLFYYFVACAKANVGFGVERFAEMLHLLQDQQCENAVIYACRNVYGQLEHSETLTPKQVLAACMEAIRLARQTNQHAGLAASFHSRAVILHRMGKPHQAKRCYKVAERLLKCMNDPLDMARLRNGFGFFYCHQEQFLSAYDYFNGALKQVMKVGHVNETVATLYNLAWLYLVVRHYRHSASVLEQLRRLMVGQHANYFAYRNLHDVHLLQGLVHAFNQEWLRAVQCLERSKRLSIPLSKSARVIRPMLEYLLTATEHLADAEDDYVALVEQRLLTSGRLHSQFKLLWLETRVRYHLLLGNSDAARDMVIDATSEQEQQPLGWNAIRQLLLGKHKPLVNLPLPSMALDHLFVLAQQEARLNQLWKRMREVRLISALQAIGSDATSEVKIARETVRLLCGHYDFQLAMVVNCQSEKTEVMAVHVDGQVKAFPIEELADDVKDFRNQQLLLNRSWLLSSGSRRLSAVCVLPLRDGNLRCCQLVLVNLDLPYVPGKHDQEVLTLISNQMASQMAAVRQQNKLIELSSVDTLTGLSNRQSLQTTMQDEINRVRRYAGATGFMSLAFIDLDNFKYYNDTFGHDAGDLLLQWFSDLLLEQLRDVDVAGRWGGDEFIVFLPETSGMKAEMVGERILQALVTKRGFAEQLSHALKRAVNIPEHKWLSCSVGVSETNYQKTVPEAATMLSEADKALYQAKETGKGKVIRFR, via the coding sequence ATGTCAGCGCTAACGCCAAGCGTCTCTTTAGGCCATCAGAAATTAGAGCAAGCATGGAAGCATTGCCAGCAAGGTAATGCCGTTGGCTGCTTTGTGGTGGCTGATGCGGCAGAGAATGGCCGGCAGTTTGTCGATTATTTTATGAGCCATCAGGGCGTCACCGGTTTCCGATGGAAGCTGAATGAGCGAGATTCAAACCTTCCATTTAGCACGTTAGTTCCGGTTCTTACGCAAATACTGCAACAACGCAAACTTGCCATTGACGATGTGTTACACACATTGAATGTGCAGGGACAATATCGCGATATCTTGAGTGCTGCGTTTAGCGGTAAACCGATGCGCAGGCGAGAGCTACCACTTCCCGATGACTTACTGTATGAACAAAATCATGTGGTTGATTTGTTCATCGACATCATCCAATGGTTGGCCACAAAACAGCCTTTGTGTATCAGTTTAGGTGATTTGCATCATGCCGGCCCCAGCGCGCTGGTGCTGATTCGACGTTTACTTGATAGCGACGATCCATTCTTTCCCTTGATGCTAATTTGCACCTTAGAACCTGACTACATGCATTCAGAAGAGCGCATGCAAGACAGTTGGCATCAATTCATCGACTGGATGGACAATACGCAAGGGCGTATCCAAGTGCAGCCGTCAGATAACTTAGCGGCATCACACAAATGGTCGGAAACGCCTAGCGTCGTGAATTCCGACCCTCGTGCCATGATTCGTGAATGTGAAGACTTACTATCACTCATGAATCTTCCCGAATGCGCTTATGTCAGTGAGCGGGTGGAACGTTCATTTGTGCAGAAAGGCCTAGGCCATGACTCAAATTCTCGACTACACCTCAAAGCACTCCGAGGACACTGCCTACTTTATTTGGGTGAGATGGATGATGCATTTGAAGCGTTAGAAGGTATTTTAGAGCAGGCTCAATTGGGTTCTGACAAACGAGCGCTTGCGCGTGCTTATCGTCATTTATGCTGGGCTTATATTTATAAATCCGACTTAACTCAAGCGATGAACTGCGGCCGACAGGCAATCAATTACAGTAGTGAGTTAAGCGATGAAAAAGAACGGGCACAATGCTTGTTCTACTACTTTGTCGCATGCGCCAAAGCCAACGTTGGTTTTGGCGTAGAACGCTTTGCTGAAATGCTTCACTTGCTGCAAGACCAGCAATGTGAAAATGCGGTTATTTATGCGTGCCGCAATGTCTATGGTCAATTGGAGCACAGTGAAACACTCACACCCAAGCAGGTGTTAGCAGCCTGTATGGAAGCCATTCGATTAGCGCGTCAAACCAATCAACACGCAGGCTTAGCCGCTTCGTTTCATTCCCGAGCCGTGATTTTGCATCGCATGGGAAAACCACATCAGGCGAAACGTTGTTATAAGGTGGCTGAACGTTTGCTGAAATGCATGAATGATCCCCTCGACATGGCGCGATTACGCAACGGATTCGGTTTCTTTTACTGCCATCAGGAGCAGTTTTTGAGTGCCTACGATTACTTCAATGGTGCGCTCAAGCAGGTCATGAAAGTTGGTCATGTGAATGAAACCGTGGCTACCCTATATAACTTAGCGTGGCTGTACTTAGTGGTGCGTCATTACCGCCATAGTGCATCAGTACTGGAACAATTACGCCGGCTTATGGTGGGACAACACGCAAATTACTTTGCCTATCGTAACTTGCACGATGTGCATTTGTTGCAAGGTTTAGTGCATGCATTTAATCAAGAGTGGTTGCGGGCTGTGCAATGCTTAGAGCGCAGCAAACGTTTGTCGATTCCGTTGTCAAAATCGGCGCGTGTTATTCGCCCCATGCTTGAATACTTGTTAACAGCCACAGAGCATTTAGCCGATGCAGAAGATGACTACGTTGCTTTAGTAGAACAGCGGCTGTTGACTTCGGGGCGCTTGCATAGTCAATTTAAGCTGCTGTGGCTTGAAACGCGAGTGCGGTATCACCTGCTATTAGGCAACTCCGATGCAGCGCGCGACATGGTGATTGATGCAACCAGCGAGCAAGAGCAACAGCCGTTAGGTTGGAATGCTATTCGACAGTTATTGTTAGGTAAACACAAGCCGCTGGTTAATTTACCTTTGCCCAGCATGGCGCTGGATCATTTATTTGTTTTAGCTCAGCAAGAAGCTCGCTTGAATCAGCTTTGGAAACGAATGCGAGAAGTGCGGTTAATTAGTGCATTGCAAGCCATAGGAAGTGATGCGACAAGCGAGGTTAAGATTGCGCGAGAGACAGTCCGGCTGTTGTGCGGCCATTATGATTTTCAATTGGCAATGGTGGTAAATTGCCAGAGCGAAAAAACCGAAGTGATGGCAGTGCATGTTGACGGCCAAGTCAAAGCTTTCCCAATTGAAGAATTAGCCGATGATGTGAAGGATTTCCGTAACCAGCAGCTTTTACTGAATCGCAGCTGGTTGCTGAGTTCAGGCTCAAGAAGGCTCAGTGCGGTGTGCGTGCTGCCACTTCGAGATGGGAACTTACGTTGTTGTCAGTTAGTGCTGGTGAATCTTGATTTACCCTATGTTCCGGGCAAGCATGATCAAGAAGTACTGACGCTTATTTCCAACCAAATGGCGTCGCAAATGGCGGCGGTTCGACAACAGAATAAATTAATTGAATTGAGCTCTGTGGATACTTTAACCGGCTTGTCGAACCGGCAGTCGTTGCAAACCACCATGCAAGACGAGATCAACCGGGTACGTCGCTATGCGGGGGCGACTGGATTTATGTCTCTGGCTTTTATCGATCTCGACAACTTCAAGTATTATAACGACACATTCGGACATGATGCTGGCGACCTGTTGCTCCAATGGTTTTCAGATCTACTGCTAGAACAGCTCCGAGACGTGGATGTGGCGGGCCGTTGGGGAGGAGATGAGTTTATTGTGTTTTTGCCTGAAACATCCGGTATGAAAGCCGAGATGGTGGGCGAACGAATTCTTCAAGCTTTGGTCACGAAGCGCGGCTTTGCTGAACAATTGAGTCATGCCTTAAAGCGTGCGGTGAATATTCCGGAGCATAAGTGGTTGAGCTGCTCGGTCGGGGTGAGTGAAACCAACTATCAGAAAACGGTGCCAGAGGCAGCAACAATGTTGTCAGAGGCAGATAAAGCGCTTTATCAAGCGAAAGAGACGGGGAAAGGGAAAGTTATCCGGTTTCGATAA